From Vreelandella neptunia, the proteins below share one genomic window:
- a CDS encoding TRAP transporter small permease subunit, giving the protein MAVLLGYCRLITALNRWVATIVSAFVFIMVTVISYEVVSRYFFNAPTTWAMELATLLFGPYFLLAGPYILHTAGHVNVDILYRKLPFKLAGLVDCLTYALIVVVTVIFIDQSLPIALNAYASGETSFTSWNPPVWPVKALIPIAFLLLLMQALAEIIWAVKRIQGQEVKA; this is encoded by the coding sequence ATGGCTGTTCTGCTTGGCTACTGCCGCCTAATAACGGCTCTTAACCGTTGGGTGGCCACGATTGTATCGGCTTTTGTCTTCATTATGGTGACCGTCATCAGCTATGAAGTAGTGTCGCGCTATTTTTTCAATGCACCCACTACCTGGGCTATGGAGCTTGCAACACTATTATTTGGCCCTTACTTCTTACTGGCTGGTCCTTATATTCTACATACTGCTGGGCACGTCAACGTTGACATACTTTACCGTAAACTGCCGTTTAAATTGGCAGGCTTAGTAGACTGTCTAACATATGCGTTGATTGTTGTAGTAACGGTGATTTTTATAGATCAGAGCCTACCTATAGCGCTGAATGCCTACGCAAGTGGTGAAACTTCATTTACCTCTTGGAATCCCCCCGTCTGGCCGGTGAAAGCGCTTATTCCGATCGCTTTTTTATTGCTTCTCATGCAAGCGCTGGCTGAAATTATTTGGGCAGTTAAGCGTATTCAAGGTCAAGAGGTGAAAGCATGA
- the dctP gene encoding TRAP transporter substrate-binding protein DctP produces the protein MNLTTINKSWFFFKTIAAVSAMTACVAPSVAIAEELPSVNWRMQALWDAGTTPYEYEEKFVERVSELTDGKFEIRLFAGGQLAPSAQAFEAVRAGAFQMMKTFDGYEAGSIPAFAFTSTVPFGFPESDQYEAWFYEKGGIELARQAYASAGLYYIAPTVYGQEPIHSKFPIESLDDLDGKKGRFVGLASTVMSEFGVSTTGLPTAEVYQALEKGVIDLADRGDLTANFEAGLGEVAGYIAVPGFHQPTTATSYVANQAAYDSLPDSYKAALEVAAREISSSLRQHILAQDTVALEEFEAQGVQITHLSPDLIAEGRPTAMNAWRRAAGDDELANEILNSQIEFMQELGLID, from the coding sequence GTGAACTTAACAACCATAAATAAAAGCTGGTTCTTTTTTAAAACCATCGCAGCTGTGTCCGCTATGACGGCCTGTGTGGCTCCTTCTGTAGCTATTGCCGAGGAGCTGCCCAGCGTAAACTGGCGAATGCAGGCGCTTTGGGATGCGGGGACAACGCCCTATGAATACGAAGAAAAATTTGTAGAGCGGGTATCCGAATTAACTGATGGTAAATTTGAAATTCGATTGTTCGCCGGTGGTCAATTAGCGCCATCAGCCCAAGCATTTGAAGCTGTACGTGCAGGTGCCTTCCAGATGATGAAGACATTTGACGGCTATGAAGCAGGTTCTATACCTGCTTTCGCTTTCACCAGCACAGTACCGTTTGGTTTTCCTGAGTCTGACCAGTACGAAGCTTGGTTCTATGAGAAAGGGGGAATTGAGCTGGCTCGTCAGGCCTACGCGTCAGCTGGGCTCTACTACATTGCACCTACGGTTTATGGGCAAGAACCCATCCATTCTAAATTTCCTATCGAATCTCTGGATGATCTGGATGGCAAAAAAGGGCGTTTCGTTGGCTTGGCCAGCACGGTGATGAGCGAATTTGGTGTGTCTACGACAGGGTTGCCTACGGCAGAGGTGTATCAAGCACTTGAGAAAGGGGTCATTGACCTTGCCGATCGCGGCGACCTGACCGCTAATTTTGAAGCAGGCTTGGGAGAAGTGGCCGGATATATAGCTGTACCTGGCTTTCACCAACCCACGACAGCTACCAGTTATGTAGCGAACCAAGCGGCTTACGATAGTTTACCTGACTCTTACAAAGCGGCCTTGGAAGTGGCTGCCCGTGAGATTTCGTCTTCTTTACGGCAGCACATCCTTGCCCAGGATACTGTTGCTCTCGAAGAGTTCGAAGCGCAAGGCGTACAGATCACCCATTTGAGCCCCGATCTCATTGCAGAAGGGCGCCCGACCGCGATGAATGCATGGAGGAGAGCGGCTGGAGATGACGAATTGGCTAACGAAATTCTCAATAGCCAAATCGAATTCATGCAAGAACTTGGCTTGATTGACTGA
- a CDS encoding PLP-dependent aminotransferase family protein, which yields MKQKPPRAQQVANTVIERIEQGQLTAGTRLPSIRNATLSFGVSKNTIIDAYDRLVATGYISPRRGSGFYVEATRPAHPAIKPEHFTEAVDLVSLLREQLNQHYEVRAGDGRLPASWMESSDIRRYFKRSNQDNDARDEFEYGNPQGLIGLREDIARTLNDRAISVHPNQILMTFGANHALDLIVRHFVEPGEVVLVESPGYYPMFGKLRLQRAKTIGITRGPQGLDLDMLEQSIREYRPRLLFVQPMAHNPTGTSMSLQNMHALLRIAEQHDLTIIEDDPFGDILPRSTPHLASLDGLNRVIYVGTFSKTLSASMRCGYIAANQTLVRSLIDIKMLTVVTSSSIIERMIHEMIIHGRYRRQMTRLRERVPKASAAAISSLKNIGFNQIQPPTGSYYIWCPLPKSVDGLELAKKASAQGIFLAPGNLFTLGNDESGSALRINIALANHPLLLNFLKEEALS from the coding sequence ATGAAGCAAAAACCACCTCGAGCACAACAAGTCGCCAATACAGTTATTGAGCGCATTGAGCAGGGACAGCTAACGGCGGGGACAAGGTTGCCCTCCATTCGCAATGCGACCCTGAGCTTTGGGGTTTCAAAAAATACTATAATTGATGCTTACGACCGCTTAGTCGCGACCGGATATATCAGCCCTCGGCGCGGTTCAGGCTTTTATGTGGAAGCAACCAGACCAGCTCACCCAGCTATCAAGCCTGAACATTTTACTGAAGCGGTCGACTTGGTTTCTCTATTAAGAGAACAATTGAATCAGCATTATGAAGTCAGAGCCGGAGATGGACGCCTGCCGGCAAGTTGGATGGAGAGCTCGGACATACGCCGCTATTTCAAACGCAGCAATCAGGATAATGACGCCAGAGATGAGTTCGAATACGGCAACCCTCAGGGATTGATCGGCCTGCGAGAAGATATCGCCAGAACGTTAAACGATCGTGCAATTAGTGTTCATCCAAATCAAATATTGATGACGTTCGGTGCCAACCATGCACTCGACCTGATTGTTAGGCATTTTGTAGAACCCGGTGAAGTGGTGCTAGTTGAAAGCCCTGGTTATTACCCAATGTTTGGTAAATTACGCCTACAGCGTGCCAAAACCATCGGCATCACTAGAGGGCCTCAAGGACTGGATCTCGATATGCTGGAACAGAGTATCCGGGAATACCGGCCAAGGCTTTTGTTTGTTCAGCCTATGGCTCATAACCCTACCGGCACATCCATGTCTCTCCAGAATATGCATGCCTTATTACGTATCGCCGAACAGCATGATCTAACCATCATTGAAGACGACCCTTTTGGTGATATTCTCCCCCGATCAACGCCTCACCTTGCTTCGCTCGATGGCCTTAACCGAGTCATATACGTTGGCACTTTTTCCAAAACGCTATCTGCCAGTATGCGTTGTGGCTACATTGCAGCTAATCAGACGCTGGTTCGGTCACTGATTGATATTAAAATGCTCACGGTGGTTACCAGTTCAAGCATTATTGAAAGGATGATCCATGAAATGATCATTCATGGTCGCTATCGTCGCCAAATGACTCGTTTACGCGAGAGAGTGCCCAAGGCTAGCGCAGCAGCGATCTCCTCGTTGAAAAATATTGGTTTCAACCAAATTCAGCCACCCACCGGAAGTTACTACATTTGGTGCCCTTTACCAAAAAGCGTAGACGGCCTTGAGCTAGCAAAAAAAGCGTCTGCACAGGGGATTTTCCTAGCACCTGGAAATTTGTTTACTTTAGGCAATGACGAGTCAGGATCTGCTCTTCGGATCAATATTGCTCTTGCGAATCACCCTTTATTACTCAACT